The nucleotide window GGGAGCGCGCCGGGACGGGGCCGAAGGGCTCCGCCTGGGCGCCTCAGGCTTTCCTCGACCGGGTGCGCGCCCTGGGTCCCTGAGGCGGCCCCACGCCCTCCGTGTTCTCACGTTCGATATTCAGCGCGGCTCCCTCATATAGCGCCATCCGGGTGAAAGGCCTCGTTCCGATGCCCTCGAAGGAGCGCGACGCGGGTAGCGAACGCGAGCGGTGCCTCACGGGAATCCAAGGGCTCGACCACATCCTGAACGGCGGCATCCCCCGGGGCAACACGGTCCTGGTGTCCGGGAGCGTGGGCACGGGGAAGACGTCCATCTGCATCGAGTTCCTGGTCCGCGGCGCGCTCCAGGGGGAGAACTCCCTGTACCTGAGCGTCACGGAGCCCACGGACAAGCTCCTCCGGAACGTGATCCCGTTCGACTTCTGGGACGACAAGCTCCTGAAGCAGGGGAAGCTCCAGTTCGTCGACCTCCCCAAGCTGTACGAGAAGCTGGGCATCGATAAGGACGAGCTGAGCCTCGAGGAATCCCGCCTCCTGACGGACACGCTCCTCGGGTTGGTCGAGGAAGGCAAGGTGCGACGCCTCGTCCTCGATTCCGCCACGTCGGTCGCGTATCGGATTAAGGAGCAGGAGCGGATCCGGGACTTCCTCCTGCGGCTCGGGCTGAAGCTGAGCCCCAAGCGATGCACGTCCCTGCTCGTCGCGGAGAACCCGCCGCATGCAGACGGGTACTCCCGGTTCGGCCTCGAGGAGGCCATCGCGGACGGCGTGGTCGTGCTGGGCAACCTCGAGCGCCGCGGCGACCTCCTGCGCACGCTCCAGGTCGTCAAGATGCGCGGAACCCAGCACAGCCGCGCGAAGTACGTCCTCGACCTGACCACGTGCGGCGTCCTCCTC belongs to Thermoplasmata archaeon and includes:
- a CDS encoding ATPase domain-containing protein — encoded protein: MKGLVPMPSKERDAGSERERCLTGIQGLDHILNGGIPRGNTVLVSGSVGTGKTSICIEFLVRGALQGENSLYLSVTEPTDKLLRNVIPFDFWDDKLLKQGKLQFVDLPKLYEKLGIDKDELSLEESRLLTDTLLGLVEEGKVRRLVLDSATSVAYRIKEQERIRDFLLRLGLKLSPKRCTSLLVAENPPHADGYSRFGLEEAIADGVVVLGNLERRGDLLRTLQVVKMRGTQHSRAKYVLDLTTCGVLLVPLLKGGSVSGGA